The window GATGCTCTCATATTCCAGAAGCAACGATTATTTCCCTCAAGCCAAATAGAccaaagaacaaaagaaaaatgatGTGCCACTTCTTCCTGCCTAAGAGACCTCATCTTCCGCATGCCACAATCGGAAAAGACCTTTAACAAACGTTGGCATCACTTAGGAACTCCCAGCCATCTGAAACACACAACTCCAAATCTCCAAGGAAAAACAACAATGGATGAAGAGATAATTAACGAATTCTTCAACTTGGAGACAGAGACTGCAGGCATTGGGCAAAACCATACCCCTTTCCTGAAGGTTATCTATGGTGAGAACACGGGTGTTCCCAGCAAATCAGGTGAAGGCTGCAAgtaagtgtgtgtgtgcgtgtgcgcgtgcacGCGCGTGTGCATGTGTGCGGGGGGGTTGATCAAATGAAATGAGATGTTGATAACAAGGGACTGAAAAGGGTCCTGAGCTCTCCAGATTCTTAGTAGGAACATCTTCCTCTCCAGAAGAAGGGAATAAACCCTACAATCAAGAAAGGAGAGATGTGAGATCCAGGAATTCCTCATCGAAAAGATTCCTCCAAAGCAAAAGGACCCAAATACCGTCTTCTCCAGTCCCCAAGAAACAATCTGCCACCAAAATATCCTTTACAGAGCTTAGGGAAGCTAAAAGCATGAAGGAAGACCCAAGGGAAGAGGTCCCACACCAGGGGTCCTCCCAAAATCCGATTCGTTCACTATTACCTAGAGCAAACCTGAGTTCTGAAAAGACTTTTAGGGCCAATTTAACAATTCCTTTCCACAAAAAAGAAGACcgatagagagagaggaaggtttTGTCTCCCAACCACCTGGGGTTGGACCATATTTTGCTGTAATAACAGACCTCCATAAGTTGGAATTCTCCAAAGCAAACTCCAGAGCCATTTACCTAAGAAAGCCTCATTGACCAAATCAAGACACCTTATCCCAACCCCTCCCTCCACATAGGGGGAGCAAACCTCCTAATAGTTTGCTAAGGGAAACTTTTTAGAGGAGGAGCCCCCTTGCCACAAAAAGTCTCTCCAAAAGTTTATCCATACAATCAATGACCGACTCAGGGCAAGGGAACAAAGACATATAATATTAGGGCAGGTTCAAGAGCGAGGCCTTAATGAGAGTAATCCTGCCTCCTAGAGAAAGTAACTTGCTCTTCCAAGGAAAAACTTGATGCAGGATGGCCAcgaggtgggacccattgtgggaCTATGCGATTCGGGGACCTGTGCAATGCGGGGGTTGCCCACGGGGAGGACTCACCTAGGTTTGCATGAGAGAGCCGGAATATATGGATAAATTGGTGCTCCCCCAACAACTCTGAAGCTTTTGGTGCATTAGCCAGTTGTCTGCCATCAAAGTGCTATCAGAGCGGGAGCCCAGGGATCAAGTCTCCTCACCGGTGTGAGTGGATGATGCGGGAGCATCTTGGTGTGACTTGCCAcgaggtgggacccattgtggaaCCATGCGATTCGAGGAACCGTGCAACGCATGGGTTGCCACGGGGAGGACTCGCCTAGATTTGCCTCAGAGAGCCTTAATATTGGGATAAATTGGTGCTCCCCCAATAGCTCTGGAGCTTTTGGTGTGTTGGCCGGTTGTCGGCTATCAAAGCCTTTCTTTCCATATGCTCTATGATTTTGTCCCACAGGTGCAAGGTTGGTTTTCCCACACAAAGAAGGTAGCCTAAATACATGGTAGGAAGAGAACCAACACCACAAGCAAAGGACTTTGTCAGAGAAACAGTGACATCTCTAAACAAATTGATTCTGAAGAATTCACTTTTTGCAATGTTAACCTTCAGACCTGAAACAACTTGGAACCACCCTATAgtcatattaaaaaataaaaataaaacaaatcaacCATATAATCCTTGGCCTCACTCAAAATAAAAAGAAGCAAGGAATCATCTACAAACTGAAGGTAATTGATACACTGGAGGAAATTTTCAACCTTAAAACCTTGGAAAAGACCCGCCTCTTGGCTCTTGGAAAGCATGTGGCTGAGAGCCTCCACAACGAAAACAAATAGAAAAGGAGATAAAGGGTCCCCATGTCTAAGGCCTCGGGAAGCtctaaagaaaacaaaagagacccATTGATTAAAACAAAGAACTTTGTAAAAGAAACACATAAATAAATCAAACCCTTCCATTTAGCCCCAAGACCCATCCGAACCATCATGTTATCCAAAAAAGACCGTTCCACATGGTCATAAGCCTTTTCCTCCACCTTACACATAATGGAACAAGAGTCACGGTATTCGTGTGCAATCAGCACGCTATCTAGAATCTCTCATGAAAACAAAAGCACCATGAAAAAGGGGAGATGATATCGGAAGAGCATTCCTCAGTCTTTGACATAGGACCTTTGCCAGGATCCTGTAAGGACTATTGATTAAGCTTGTAGGTCTTAAGTCTTTAAGATTCTCAGTACCCTCCAGTTTTGGAATTAAGGCAATAAAGTATAGCCCATTTCAGAAGGCAAACGGCTAAAAAGGAAGAAATCTTCAACCAAACCCATCAGATCATCCTTCAACGAACCGCTAAGATGAGAAACTCTTTATTGTTTCaacattagattttatttttacttcTAAACAACAAAGAAAATTACAAGAAAGAACAACCATACTACACTCTGGCAAAGTAAGGCAACATGcactcaatccaagccgtccaaacaGCAGACTCAATGTCCATGATGGGGAGTAGCCCAAAATTTCATCCTGATCGGATTCTTCTAACCATCAGTTAAGTGACTATTAAACAGATATCAGAAAGAACAAAATTTTCAAGTTTCAAAATTCAATGGGCAAACAACCATCAATTGTGCAATTAGAATTGTTCGTGCCTGTGCTATGCGccgtccatggtggggcccacattttggaCGGTAAAGACAACTTCCACAACATAATAATTCAAGAAAGCAATAAACACAACAAGAACCAGAATTCCAAGCAAGAAATCAGGAGAATGTTCGAATACTTACAAGCAGGGATCGCCGCACCACACTCCACACCGATGGAAAGCCATGATCGCGAGCACCTTTAGCCCAAACCGCTGCGCCAATTGAACGATGTCCAAATACCCGGCCCAATCATAAACTCCGGGAGCATCTCTTTCAACAATCCCCCACCGGACCTCGACTACGATGCCCTCCACGCCAGAAAACGCCAATGCTCTCAACGAAAATATTATCATTTGGCGCTGAGTCACCAGCCATGACGAGCTGTAGGTGTCAGGCGGAAGGGTCACGAAGACGGCAATCGCCTTGCGGGAGGAGTGAGGCTGCAGTTGGAAGTCGTGCATGAACTAGTTGGGAAAACCATTAATGGAAGGATCGGAGCCATCCGAACCGGAGGAGGGCTTGGAATAGTAAGATGCGGGAAGAGAAGCTGGGTCCCTAGTGGAGGGAGGGAATGGTCGTGACTCGGACGAGTCGGACTGGGTCGGAGCGAGTCGTTCGGGTGTAGGGAATCGCGATGCTACATGGAGGGGGAGAGCAAATCGACAttgcattagagagagagagagagagatccttggaatcttggatttttggaaatcgggcttggtgagaaagagagagcgagagagagagagagagagagagagagagagagagagagaggagattttGAAGAGGAAATGGGAGGGAGATGAAATCAGTGGAAATGGGAAAAGGATAAGAATACCCATTGTAGTATATGATTTTACGCCACTAGCTAGCTGGACAGGGAAAAATAAGAGGGAagaggattgcgtcctacccttgcCAGGAGAGACTCGGTCTTGGCAggggctttgtgggacccaccgtgatgtatttgttttatccacactgtccatccattttaacggaTTGTATtgaggcatgatcccaaaaaggaggcagatccaaggctcaagtgggccacatcataggaagttGTGTTGATCTTgacgccaccgttgaaaccttcctagggcccaccgtgatgcttatttgtcatccaacctgttcacaaggtcacgtagacctggatgaagggaaaatacaaatatcagcttattctaTAACTTATATGCCCTTcaagcgttcaatcctcactcttTCACTCTTTCCAATAGTGAAGGATTTGCCTCCATTTTTGTCTCATATGTTAAAATGGagggacaacgtggataaaacatatacattatgttgCTAGGTCCCACGGAACCCATGCTAGTACCGATGCATCCCAAGATAAGAACCGGAATCCTCGTAAAGACTGGGTTGGGAGGTTGTAAATATAATTAAAATGAAATTCATTTTTCAATTATACTCTAATTTAAATGGAATCTAAAGTTATATTTGAGTTGGAGTAAAGAGCAGGAAATGGAATGCTTTTGAACTCTTCAATGTTGATAAGAACATGTGTAATATctcaaatcaactttaatatttcaaATTAGTATTTATATATGATATTTGAGAAAATGACTatgataagcccattgaaatatagaCTTTGGCCAAAGATGAGAAAATTCCAAACCGTGGGTAGGATGCATATGCAAGGATCACAAGCAACTTGCCAACAATTTTTACCGTTCATTCAGTTGGCCAACtcttggacagtttagatcattccatctgtgtgattttagtgatgtaggtgataatttgattgttttgaagCATCATCAATGTGCTAAGTGTACGGTGAATTAGGAGCATAGCGACACTTAAAAAAGCATTTTACACCAATTACTCTTAAATCTCTACTCTTTCTTAGGATTTTAAATCAGCCTCATTTACTCTCTATTCTAGTTACCACCATTTACTTCCATTTAAATATTAGGCATTGAAATCCCTTAACGGGCGCAAAAGCAATCTCAGAGTGAATCaaacacataataaaaaataaaaaagataagcaAACAGAGAATACATAGATTTTTGGATGAACCATCTAAATCGGAGGCTTCAAAGTAGATTGGCTTGGATCATAGCACAGTGGGGCAGGAGGGGCAATAGGTGGGCCACCTTCTTGCGGCAAAcgtgaaaaacaaaaatataggaAAGAAAGAAACCTCAACCTCTGCTTGCATTTTACACGCGAGTCTGAGTCTGTAACTGTCGAAAATCTCACTATAGAATTGTATTGAAATGGAATTTCAGATGATTTCTCAGTGCTGTTACAAAAAATACACAGCTCATGTTACAGTGTATAGACAAGAGACGGAAGGCATTTCAGTAATATGCAAAATCTATTACCACTTCATATGTTTGCACTTCCTCAACTCCTAACACAGCATCTGAAGATCGGCATGAGTCCCTCCCTCCCAAACCTAACTTGGCCTGAAAAGTGTTGGCGTCTGACATCCACTTAACAAACCGAACAAAGCAGCTCCAATTATCAAGCTCAAATATGTTTTATCCATCCTCACAAAGTTGAAAGAGAGAGACTTCTTGGGCATTCCATCCATGTAAAGCTTCGAGTTCTTCACAACCTGCTCCAACGATATATCACCATACCACCTTGTGGAGTTCTCACCCATGAGCGGTATCTCACTATTCCTAGTGGCAAACATAACTTGTCTGACAAACACTTCGGGTGTGCTGCTCCAGTCAATCTTTATCTCATCTTTGTCTCAGAGGTCGAAGCATTTGCAGCACAACATCATGTTGTACATGCCGAGCATGCAGGCAATCAGGAGGTAGCCATGATTGATCAATGTATTGTTACAGCCAGCTGTTAATTTAAACAGATGAGAGCGTGTAGTGTAGTGCCAGTGAATGGCAGCCACTTTTACGGAAATCTTAACACCAGTACCCAAGAAGATGGTCGCTGCAGCCATGGAGAGCCTCTCCCCATGTTGAAGCAGCATCCCAGAATACCACTTGATAAAGAACTGACCATAGGGTGTGTTCCAAGTACCATCATCACTTCTGAAGAAGCCTGGATCATGTGTCCGGCAATCAGCACCAAGAGGATCCACATTTCCCTTCTCAGGCTTCCCAACATTTTGTACATGGGCATTCAGCGAAGCAATCATGTACTGACATGTGAAAGAAGAAAGGAGATCGATACAAAGCGTTGTGTAGAAGAAATGATTTGaataaatgagaagaaaaggagaagatggACAAAAGAGTTCTTCAAAGCACAGGAACAGTAGATTAGTGGGCAGGAATCCAAATGCAGTCAAATCCTTGCATACCTTATCATAGCATTGAAACTCTCCAGCTTGCCGCAAGTGCCGCCGTGCCCAGGATAGCTTTTCGGAAGGGCGAGAAGGATATCTCAGTTCACCAGCAGGACCCATCCCAACTTGAATGCCCTATAAAATAAAGTAACAATCTCTGGTACAGGCTACATTCGGCTACATTTGAAATGGTTTACTACCCATGTATACACCTGAAATCCAGAATCTTATGAGTCAACCAAAAACATCATACTGTTATGACAACTCCAAGATACTCTTTGAAAGTGTCTCAAATATTCCTCATAAAATCCGAATAGGCTTGAATAGGAGATCAACCTCTAAGAATGGGCACCTCATCACATCCCAGGGATATGTATTCCTGGTTTCTTATTCCAAACCTATCTGAATGAGCCAGATCTGGTTCCTTGCCCATCTCTTCAAGCACCCATTGAGGAAGAGAGATCCTTTGACATAGGAAGTagataaaagggagagaaaaaaacTCAGTGCCAATACATCTTTTTTTATTAAAGATGGAGCAATTTATTAGGCAGAGCGAAAAGCAAACCAAACTACACAGGAAAAGAAAAACCGACAACTAGAAAACAAAGAGAAtcagaagaataaaaaaaaaaaactaaaaatctaaaactaaaatacAACAGGAACAACAGCCCATGGGCTGGAAAACCTCTCAAGAAAAAAGGACCTTAAGGCACCCAATCCCTCAAGTACAACTTTACCCAATCTAACACCCCTAATGAGGAAAGAATCTTGTTACAAAAGCAACGGTTATTCCTTTCTCTCCAAATAACCCACAGAGCAGCAAGAAGGGCTAATCTCCAGTTCTTCCTACTGAGCTTCCCTAAGTGCCAATATATCATACCGAAAGAATTCAAAAAAAAACCACTGAAGAACAAtccataacccataaacaacactTGTGCTTTAGATGGATAAATAAAGCGGACAAAAGACCAACAACATCAAATGGAGAAAGAACTCAAGGAATCATAATCCAATAAACAATCTGAACTCATATGATTGAGGAAATCAATAAAGCACCAAAAGGTACAACATAAAAACAATAACAACTTTAGTGCATGTTTGTGTTGTTGCGACTCAAAAAGGCACTAAAATTCCACAACAGGGCCTCACAGGTCACAACCAGAACCCCAGCTCCAAGTCACCAGGTCTCTTGTCACTTGCAGCTGCAGGTACCTTTTAAGTCAgattaaaaacagaaaatatcaGATTCTTGTCTTGCACAAAAAGACGAGACCTGGTGATGCCGAGCCACAGGCACCAAATAGTCAGGCCTTGTTTGATTCCAAAAGGATTTTGAGATACAACTACATACAAAGGACCTTGGGACAAAATTAAAATGTGTTTTAAACATGGGGGCCAATAAAATGACCTAAAACCTCAAGCTACCAAAGATTTTTTCACTTCTAATCTCTTTTATTCAATAAACCCAATGACCGATGATATGGTGTCCTAAAGGAGCACTAAAGAACATTTACATGACAGAACAAATAGAATTCTCTCAACTCTGACAGCTtggaaaaaaatataaagaagGAAACAGCAAAACTCTAAAGATAACAACCACATGCGATAGAGACCCAAGAACATCACAAAAATTACCACAAAGAAGGGCAAggagtaaaaaaaaaacaacactaAAATGACAAAATAAATCAATGAGCACCATAAGGACTCAAGCAAACattgtgaacattcaaagtaGCGAAGAAAGCAATTCCACAATGAAACAACTCAAAACCACTTGCTCACATTGGTACAACATGAAGTGATAAAAATGgtcgataaaaaaaaaaaatggtgttaGTAGGTAGAGGGGGATTTTATTAGACTATTATAGCATGGATGGGTTGGAGATCAAAACCTGAAACATTATGATGGAAAAGGTTGCAGCTCACTTGATGGAAGATATCACCATGGAGACAATAATGAAGGTTGCATGTGGCAAAGGCTGGCTACATGTGCAGTTCAAAAAGAACCTGTGGGAGGCACAGAAAGAACTCCCTAGAGATGCATATCCCACAGGATCTCTGTTTGTCATGTTATTTTGCAAGGTTCACCAATAagagattttgaattttttccaAGCATGGTTTTGGAAGACCTAGGGGCTTTTATTGAGTTCAGTTCTATGGTAGGATGGTAGAGTGATACTATGAACTTAAGAGAAAATTGTGTTCCTATTAAAAGGCTTATGCATAATGAAGAAATGGGTATGGCTCCATCGCCTTCAATTCTAATGCTGGACTGTAGAGCTTCTAATATTATCAGGGAAATTTGGGACAATTCACTAGAACAAATGAGGCATCAAACACCTATAATTTATTTTGAAATGAATAAAAGTCGATTTTTTaaaaggtgatttttttttttaaagaaatattcTTAAaccatagaaaagaaaaaaaacaaacaaacaaacaacaaaaacaaaacaaaacacaaGAAGCAAAGagaataacaaaagaaaaatagtaaagaaaaaaataaaataaaactatacaACAGCCAGACCCACCACTAGCCAACCCCAAGAAAACCCCCAACAACTCAAGGCACCCAATCCT is drawn from Magnolia sinica isolate HGM2019 chromosome 5, MsV1, whole genome shotgun sequence and contains these coding sequences:
- the LOC131245236 gene encoding beta-amylase 2, chloroplastic-like isoform X2, translated to MRCPFLEGIQVGMGPAGELRYPSRPSEKLSWARRHLRQAGEFQCYDKYMIASLNAHVQNVGKPEKGNVDPLGADCRTHDPGFFRSDDGTWNTPYGQFFIKWYSGMLLQHGERLSMAAATIFLGTGVKISVKVAAIHWHYTTRSHLFKLTAGCNNTLINHGYLLIACMLGMYNMMLCCKCFDL
- the LOC131245236 gene encoding beta-amylase 2, chloroplastic-like isoform X1 codes for the protein MIGPGILTLYSWRSSMGVLAMMAFHQYRKQLGDWILLLQWVLEEMDKEPDLAHLDRFGIRNQEYISLGCIEVPILRGRSPIKVYLDFMMNFRNTFREYLGVVITGIQVGMGPAGELRYPSRPSEKLSWARRHLRQAGEFQCYDKYMIASLNAHVQNVGKPEKGNVDPLGADCRTHDPGFFRSDDGTWNTPYGQFFIKWYSGMLLQHGERLSMAAATIFLGTGVKISVKVAAIHWHYTTRSHLFKLTAGCNNTLINHGYLLIACMLGMYNMMLCCKCFDL